TGAAACAATATAAAATGATTTGTGTAGGAAAATGGTGAAGTAATTGCAAAAAAACATAGACAAAATGAGATGAACAACACACCAGAAGCCCTAGCAATAGACATAGCTCATCATGAAAGAGCGTAAATAAATAAGGCCATAAGAAGAAGACAGCAATACTAGTGTGCAGTATGAGTTAAAGAAATGGAGACAATGGAGGAGAAGAATTCTCAGACACACTGGATACTTATTTTTAGTACGCTGTCTATATGAAAACAAGCATTAAAGAATATTATGCTAACGGCGAATGATATGAAGCAGGTTTGGGAATCTATGTATTTATCATCGGCCCATAAAGGAGGATTACAAATTAAGTCTGAAATTTAATCATCAAGTGTTCCATCACCCATTCCTTTTATGTAATTTAATCCCTTTTGGATAAAGCAACACTCTTTGAGGATAAAGTGCAATGAGATAGCAAAAATATAGTGGTGTGTTACTGTCTTGTTCTAAGCACATAAGATTTGTCATTCTTGGAGAGGTGTCTGCCTAAAATGTATATAATTAACAAAGTAATAGTTTTCAGTGGCACAAAAGTACAGTTTACAGTTAACAATATGAAGAGTTTGTATTCTGTTGCCATTGAGACATGAACTGTTCATGAAATGCTGTGTTCTCTTATCATATCTAAACTAAAGTATAGCCATTTAGCTGGAAATGGCTCCACCCTATCAACATTTATTATGGAAAAAAGACCAACAAACTGTCAATCAATCCTGAAATTTCTAGCACCACTAACCATGAATTACTTTTGTAATTCATAATACAAAATCTTAAAAGTTTAACTGGATTACCCGTTACATTCATAATAGAGGCATCCAGACACACAAACAGAGTTCAATGAGGAACATACATATCGTTACAATATTTCATTGGAATTGAAATAATCACTTGTAAAAGATTTATAAAGACTGCTCATCTGCTAAGTTAAGATTATCTGGCATTGATATAAATGGGACAATTTCCTAGAAGAAAAGGTAAATGGAACAGAAATTTCTCTCTGTGTCATGGAGCAAAAGATAGCAGATGGAAAATAGTCAAATTACAAATGtgtgttctttcattttttttcttcaaaagtcCTCCCTGACTTACTCTGATGTCAATAGACACTTtgaactttataaaactgaaattatGTTTCAGAATTATTTTACAAATACAATAAAAGTCTGGAACACAGCGTAAATCACTGTACTTCCCCCAACCCTCAAAACGAACACACAATCCCAtcttatacacacacaaaaagagaaagaaagagtgaaagagagagacTGCACATAAATTCTGAATGTAaacatgtaaacaaaaattaacagaGTATACTGAGTTCCAGTTTTTGACAGAGATATGGTTAGAATCTGTCTTTTTGTGATTGTTCCACATACCAAACACACAGTATTCATGAGACATAGCCTGGATGCATCATGTGGTAATTCTTGTAATAATGATGCAATTGATAAGTCTTGTGTTGTGGCCAAGTTGATACAATAATACGTAAATTTATCAGTTAACATTATATCAatacacatccagaattgccaaATCAATGGTTGGAATATGTGGATCCCTTCTTTCTATTGATATATGGCAATGAGGAAATTTTAGGTTATCAAACTGCAGTGACAATTTGAACCAGCCTGCTAATTCTCCACAGATACGAATGCTAGGCAGCACAGAATTAGTCTCCCGATGAAAACTTGTACagacacacacaaatccatgcagTGCATAtctataatactgctgtagtttttTATACTTTAGTGATAGTCTCTACACAATGCAGTCTCTCACAATACTGAACATTTGCAGGTGCACTACATACTTTTCATAAAGTAATACAAAGTGCTGAGCTCTCTGTAGCATCTGGACGTGCACCATAGCATTAAGAATCCAACGGTGACCTCTGGCAAAGCGGGCAGCGGTCGATAGCAGAGGGTGGCGGGCGCAACCACGCGTCACTATCCCGCCACTCTCGCTGCCGACGGTTCGCTGCCCGCCCAGGCCATCACAGCTTacacagacagaaaagaagagggatgaATGCACCAATGGCCACAAAAACAGGAAGCATAACAGAAGTCTCATCTACTGAGTAAGGGTCTGGAGTGCGTGGACCACTAGGCCTACGATTCTTTGATGCTCGTCGTTCCTCTGTTTCTTCCTGGTAGTCATCCGAGTCAGGCTCATTTGGGAGTGGTGCCAGTTTTGGAACATCTGTAAGAGTATCACATGTAGTGAGAAaaaagcacattaaaaaaaaatgctgacaGTCTGTATTCAGTGTATTTTGGGATAATTAACTTCACactcttataataataataataataataataataataataataataataataataataataataataataattttaaaaaaagaagaaaagaaaatgcatGAAGTACTCGTCAAAAAATTGAAGCATTTTTGTACCAAGCATACCACTCAAGGCAGAACCATATTTCCTTATTATATATTAGGAAGCAAACATAGCCAAGGAAAGAGCTTCAACCACAAAATGATTATACAGAGAAATGATTTTGGCTGTGaatattaaataaagtaaataccAGCAAATGATCTGAGACTGTCGATCATGTATTATGGAaaaactacatctatatctatatacaTACTCTGGAAAGCACTGTTAAGTGCATGGTGGCAGAGAGCATCAGATGTTGAGACTTTCTTCCCGTTCCAACCATATACACACAGAGCAGGAAGAAAGCCTCTGTGCATACTGTAAATAGTCTTACTCTCTTTATGGTCCCTCCATGGGTGATAGGTAAGGAGACTGTAGAATATCTCTAGATTTTTCACTTAATTCTGATTCTTGAAAGTTTATACTAGGACAGGTTTGCTTATAAATGCAACAATGTGCTCAAGTTTCTGCTGTTATGTACAGGGAGCCCAAATGCATGTACAACAAATATAATGTTATTATTGCAATACaattttatcaaattaagtaatcaATCTTCATCCATAAAAAAACAGTTTTTGTAACAGACTTCAGCCTAATAAAAAAGGTTttacaatgaaaataaaacaaattacactCATCTGAAAGGCATGCCTTCTTTACGCATGACCCAGTACTTCTAAATATCAAATTGAACAATTTAATACATTACTTACTTTCCAATTTTCCTTTTACTACACAAATTGCGTTTATTTTAGGGTTGTCTCGATATCCCTGaaacaatgaatttccaaaatgtaTTGTGGAGTCAGTGCTGACATTTTGTTGGACATAAATACATAACAATTCTTGTAGAGGTATTTGcacaataaaatttcaaattttaatcttgtctataaaaaaggaaacaatagtTACACATTTACCTTGATAAATTCGACTCTTATCTTCCCTCCACGTATATCAGACTCTTCTTCATTATAGTAAAGTTTCCCTTTTACAACACTAAATGGTATGTATTCATCATGAGCAACTCCTCTTCCAACTCTATCAAAAATATCTAAGTCTGGAACTATTGTGAGATCCCCATTTAGAACAACATCGAACACCTGAAAAAATGAACattttaatattaaataaaaattatgcaatactccttttttttacattattaacaAAGAGACTTAATCACAAAAGTACAGCTATCATGCAACCTTAAAAATTCTTGTGAGAAAGatacatgtaaaaaaaaggtaggaCAGGAAAATGCATGTTTTTAAAATGGACTGCCTTGGGCATTGGAGCATAACCTGTTTGCAGTGGAGCAGTTAAATAAAGCAAATTCATAACAGCTCTACATTCTGTCAATAGACAATATTTCAATGATACTCGAAGTATGTATGTAGCACGTATAAACTAAAATGGGTGTTTATCAAAATCATGTTTCTTCTTCAACTTGCATGCTTGGAAGCCACTATGTAGTTGACATTTTACTGAAATCAAATGCAAGTTTTTGACTAATTATCCTAGCCTTATATGTTTAAGACAATGCTTGCAGAGAAATGGTTGATGTGGTGAAGACTAATAATGTGGTGTCATACATTACTGACACCATGTCAGGCATTCTACATCCAGAGCTTGGCAGTAACACATGTGACTAGCCTGCCAATCTACAACCAGGTCATAGACATACCCTTGGCTGCATGTTTGAACACCACCATCACCAAGCCTGCTTAAGACGATGTTGCATCAACACCAGCCAGTCCAACTGTGGAATTCACTTGGAGTTGTTGCAGCATACATAGTTTGTATGTCTGTTATGGTGACGATCACATAATACAAGCTTTCATTGCTGGTACTAACATCCCGGCTACAGACCGAAAATAATTGATCGTCATTCTATGTTGCAATGCTGACATCCAAACTTTGTGtaatttaacaccttcctcttttctgttaaaattattatggtgtttataaatctcaatagcTTCTCTATGCAGAGGAATTGGATGCATTTCTGGTACGTCTCAACAGTATCAATCCAAAAATACGATTTACTATGGAGACAGAGAATAACATCAAGCTCAATTTCTTGGATGTGTCTGTTATCAAATGAAGGGACAGGACATTGGGCTATAAAGTATACAGAAAAGCCACGCATACTGACTGTTACCTACATGTAGATTCTAACCACCACCCCAATCCAAAACAGGGGTTGATTAAAACCTTGGTAGACAGGACGCAGAAAATTTGTGAACTGACTCACATAAAAGATGAGCTTGAACATCTATGGTTGACATTTGAGAAGAATGGTTATTCTAAAAAGGAGAGAGATAAAGCACTTTGCCCCAGGGAGAGAAGCAGGACCGATGAGGAACCATGGCCGCCCCCAAAGAGAAAGTTTCCCTTCTGTTCATCAGTATGGTTACAGATCACACTCGGAAAGTGTTGAGCAAGTAAGGTGTGGAAACTACCTTCAGACCAACCAGGATGATAAAAGAAAGTTCAATATCAGCAAAAGATATACAAGATCCTTTGGCTACACTGGGTGTATATAAAATTTCTTGTAGTTGTGGACTGGTTTTTATTGATATCATAAAAAGAAGTGTTAACACCCAACACAAGAGGAATTGCCACCTAGGACATACGGATCATTGGCCATAGCGGTACCAAAAGgaagatcatgaaataaaattcactgagagGCGCCTCATATCGAAAAAAATCACATTAtcacaagcatatatatatatatatatatatatatatatatatatatatatatatatatatatatatatatataaagagtttattgagatttataaacgacataataattttaacagaaaagtggGAGGTGTTCAATTAGATAAAATTTGTATGTCTCCTGCAGGTGGAGAAGAAACATTAGAAGAAAATTTTGTACAACGATCATGGCCtaacagcccggaagttttaagtgatgttATTTTGATTGTTTATGATGAATGTGCCTGTGTAACAGACTGGGGTGGAATACTGTTTGGACTTGCAGAAGAAAGTTAAGTAAACAACATTACCTACATATTATGTGTGCTTCTCATTATTTTGCTCTCTGTCTCAGCAACTATCTATTCCTTGGCATCTGCTGCTGGGGCAATCCAAGAACTAGTGATGAAACTGTACCCGCAGATGGTCTGTACTTGCAtgtgctttttctttttcttttctgtgtctctaattattattattttttttttcagtgaccaTGAATACTTTCCATCACAATTTTTGTGTGTATTCATCATGGCAAGTCCTCCACAAGAACTGAACATACCTTGCTCAGTTTCAGGTACAGTAGATGCAAAATTTGATGGAATGCTCATGATCCAATGCTAAAATGCCCTCCTGCAGCACAGCCTCAGCCAGCAGTGCCTGTTTCAGTACCGAACACAACTAAGTGTGCAGGCTTGACGGCAAACTTTTCCCCACCATCCGCCCTGAAATGTTCCTCATGAAGAATTAATTGCTGTGCCAGAGAAATAGTTGGATGAACAGATTAATGTGACAGCTGCACATTACAAATTCTTTTGTTTGTGGAGGAAACCTAATGACACTCATACACAGTAGGTAGCAGACTTACAGGGACTtacatacaattataaatttaagtgAAAGTGTAGAAGTTATAATGCCTTGGTCAGGGACACATCTATTCAAAATGTGCCAGATCCTCAGATATGCGAACCGATTCTCAAGTATTTTGATCCTAATTTGCAGCAGGTTTTCGAATTAACCATGGCATACAAAGTCTCAGCCAGGGCAGCAACATAAACAGATTTAAGTGTGCTAGACAGCAGTCTAGCAGTGTTAAATCTTGTCCTCAGTGTTTCCCAGTGCACAAGTGCTCTTGTGATGCTAAGTGTTACCAGCGTGGTAAACATAGCCATGTTCAAGCTGTCTGTTTGCAAAAATGCAAATCGAACATATAGTTTGCATGTTCTctaaagtgtcagccaatgaaagtcaatgtgattttttaaaaaagttaagcAGTGATTCAACACTGAAAAGTGCAAATCAAGTGCAACATTGAAAAACACACTTCTTCCAGCATCAGGAAAATAAATTGTTTGTCACTCTGCAGATTGCCATTCGCAAAATATGCAGGCAGTCGGATACTGGTGCGTAACTGACTTTGTTAAACAGAAGCATTTACGATCTGTTAGACTAGATAAAGCTACGTAAGTCGTAGGCAACTCTTTCTGGTTATGGTGGATATGACATTCCTACATTAGGTACTTGCATTCTATCTGCCACTTTTAGTAGCATTACCATGATTTTCATCCACGGTTTTGTGCTCATGTGATTGAATATATTTTTCTGCATAGATTCTTTCGATTCATTTGCTTTGAACATACAAGACAATGTTCTCTTTGCAAATTCTTTTGTGCCTACAGATGAGGTAGGTGAGCTGTGTGATGAATTTAGTGACACAAGAGACCTAGGAAAAGCCACTAATTTTGAGGCTCACACTGTCATGAAACACAATGCGAAACCACAGTTTTGCTGGGCACATTCTGTCCCTCTTGCTATCAGAGATCGGGTGGCACAGGAACTCTTTATCTTGTCAGACCAATTATATATTTCCACTGTGGCAGCCAGCCAGTGGGCACTGCCTTCAGTGATGACATAAAAACCTTCACGTAGGTTATACTTATGTGTGATATTTCAAGGCTACAGTAAATCCACCGCCTGAGGATCTCTTGGAAAAACTAATGCAGATCATGTCTTTTCCAACACTGATCTTCATTACGCTTATTTGCAACTTCCTTTGGATGAGTCGCAACGAGTTTTTGTGAACAACACCCACCTAGGGTTATTCATGATTCCAAGATTGTCCTTCAGCAGGGTGTCCGCATCTGCAATTTTTCAATGTTATTTGTCACAGCTGATTGCTACAGTTCGTTCTTGTTGGAACTATTTGGATGACATAGTCAATTTGCCTCTTACAGGATTGACATTGTGCTCTCACACAGAGTTGGATCACTGGCTAGGCCAACTGTCTTCACATTCAAACTCCTCAAGAAGGCACAGTGCAACTACTGGAAGATTGAGAAGGTAGCTCCTGCTATCGTATATGCGGTGATGAAATTCCACAAATACATatatggcacacaattttacttggtgacagatcacaagcctctAACTTCATTGTTCAGCCATTAGATGCCAGTACCTCAATGTACTGTGCAAAAGTTGCAGCGCTGGTCTCTGCTCCTCTCAAATTATCAGTATGCAACTGTGTACAGGACAATAGTGAAGCATTCAAATGCAGACACTCTCTCTCACCTACCATTTGGCACTGATTTTGTGCTCAACACTTCTAAAGATTCAAGTTTCCACACTGTTGTTCACGACAATGAAACACTTGATGATTTTCCCACTAACCACTGATGAATTGCTTCAGCAATGGCTGCAGGCTCCAATCTCCAAGATTCTGTTGCAGAATCCTTGTACTGATTGGTTACATTAAATTAAGCAGATTAATGATACAGATGTAAGCCATTATTTTGATCTTCGACACATTGGTCCAGCAGGCTGTTACTTTATTACACACAGAAAATGATCAACCACAAGTGGTTGTGTCATATTTGCTTTTTTCTTCAGTACATTCTTTGTCTTCTCCATCAAAGACACTGAGGTATAGTTGCACTAAGCAGCACACGTGACACCATTGTACATGGGTTGGCATGGGCACTCACGTTAAAACAGCTGTCTTCAGGATGTCAAGTGTCTTCGGAACACCAGGCTGTTCCACAACAGAAATTGTTGACTGCGCCAAGCCCAGCTCCCCTTGGTACTGTCTGCAATTGACATTGTGAGTCCGTACTGGAATTCTTGTTGGTTTATTGTGGTATATGCCTTTAGCAAGTCTCTATTTGTGGTGACCAAGCAGTCCACCATAACACCTAGTACTATGAAGACTGATTTTAATTGTTGCGCTGAAGGTATACCAGAAGTGTTGCTTTCGAATAACAGAGGCCAGTTCACATCAGCAGaatttcagcagttctgtgatgcCAACAGCATCAAGAACGTGAAGAAAGCACTGTTCCATCCTCAATCCAATGGTGAAGCATAACATTTCGTCTAAACAGTCAAGCAACACATCAACATGTTATGCATGTCCTATATGTGGGGGCAAGCATTATTGCTCTTCCTCTAATCTTACTGTTCCCAGCAATACAACAGCTAGTCATCAGAGGAACTTTGCCAACATAGGACACTGCTTCAGCTGCTGCATCCTCCACAGTGGTTGGCCAATCATCTGCAGCACTCTAAGTTTAATGTTAATGATGTCagaattttcagaatttttggtGGACACAGGCACTGGGTATGATGCATTATCAAGGTCTTCAGCCACTCTTTAAATGTCTTACAGGGTCCCAGTGAGCTGCAAAAGCTTGTGGGGGCTGCATGATCCTGCTGCGGATTTTTCATTTGCGGATTCAGTATCCAGGAGGACCCCACAGCCTCAGCCGCCTTCATCACCCTTGTGTGCCACACTGTTGGACTGGGAGCCAAAGGCCATTGATGCATTGCTGTCACTGTCACCACAGTGTCAGCAGTCCCAGTCACAAGAAGTGGGCTTCACTCTGCCCTCTTCCACCACTGCAGATCCTCCAGTCACCATTGTGCCTTTGCCATTGGAAGAAGACCATCTGAGCCTAGGCATAGATGTGCACCCTATGACTCGCTTTTTGGCCAGTGTTATTGGTTGGGGTGCGGACAGGAGTTTGTCATCAGCTGCGGTTTCAGCTCATCAGTGGCACCTGAAAACCCACCCCATACCTCGCCATTGCTATTTCTTGCTGTACTAGTACATGACAGCGATGAATTTATGAAGAGGGGCAGGGATGTGGTGTTAACCCAACTATTGATACCATGCCAGCATTCTACATCCAGAGACTGGCAATAACATGTAACTGTCCTGCCAATTCGCAACCAGCTCATATACACACAACCCCTGCTGCATGCACAAGTAGTGCCACCATCAAGTTGCCTTAAGAAGATGCCAAACCAATGCCAGAATGTGGCTGTGTGGAAATTAAGTAAATGATGTACATATTATGTACATACATATTATGAGTGCTTCTGATTATTTTGCTCTCTATCTCAGCATCCAGATATTCCTCAGCATCTGACCAAACAAATAGCACTGCAGGCCagggagactgaatttcacaattaGCAGCAGGTAACTCACAAAAGACAGAGTCCCCCATTTTGAAACCATGTTGAGGGTCACAAGTAGTCTCCAATGCCTCGGTGGTAGAACTAGAGGGTGGCAATGGAAAGCACAGTATATGTGGTGCTCCCTTATTACAGCAAAATTCCACATTGTGTGTGTTACAGTTAAGGCACAGACAAGTTATATGTCCGTGAAGGGAATGTAGACATTATTAGTATAATACGATGTTGCAGACATAAAGTAGTATACTCAATGTTCTGCAGTGTATTAATTGTTCACATATAATTGAATGCCAGTGAAAAATGTGAGAGCTGTCATTCGACTGTAAGTAAGGGATTTGTTGGGGGTTGTGCAATAAGTGATTTCAATTGTGGTGCGAGGGAGGTATGTGCAGCAGgcagattgggggagggggggggggaggattattGAGGGTCCCTCCTGTTATAGGATATTAGAGACGGGTGCCCTTCAAGCACAGCTAGAAGAAGCCAGAAGTGAGCCATTTCAGATTAGCAGTGAGAGAGAGGTTGGGAATTGGTAGCTGGTAAGAGATCAGAGAAAAATGTACATTTTGACTATTTTACTTTGTTGGAGCCTCTCACAGAAATAGGAGTAAAAAACATGCAATACACTTCAGCCATGATTCAGAAATTCAGGTTATACATAGTTGTCGCAAAGGAGAAGGCATTGCATTAAGTACTACCCATGGGTGAGGGGTGTGCCTATAGTTAACACAAAATCCTAGTTACAGAAATCAAAGTCACCAGTATCTTCAGATGTCACATAAGAATTAGTCATGCGACTGACAATCTTGGGACTCTAAGTAAGCAATTCTCAAGGAAAATAAAGCAGCAACAGTATGTGTGGTGgacaacagtttggacagggacttTCTTAACATGTGACACCAATGTCTACTTTGTCGAGTGGTTTCGCTAGGACTGGAAACGACAATAGTGATAACAGATTTTTGCAGGAGCATAAACAACATTGGCTTCAAGACAATAATCAATTGAAGTAGCAACAACCAAGCAACCAACATATAAAAGAAGAGCAACACTACCATAATATCTGGGAGGTTCTAGTGTCAACACCAAGAAATTACTAGGACGAAAAGAGGACAACAGACATATATATTCTTCAAACTGCTGTACAAAAATGTGTTAACTTTAAGAAATGAAATGGGTGCAATTGAAGTGACCCTAAAAGATAATTCTACGTAAATCTTGGCGCTTTGCACGAATGAGTATGCACTGCTATAATTACAGATTTTGCAATGATAAAGCTGCTTTTGTAGGCAAAGCTGAAAATGTGATGAGTATGTTTATTTGCTAGCAAGGGCTATAatcaaaaaacagaaaatttacaaGTTAAATGCACTTAAAAAAAGCTTTGAGTACTATGTTTGTGAAAGAGCAGAAAAGGGAACTAACACTGAAAGTACATACAGATCACCAACAagtcatttttcatttttgttttgtttttaggaaATCTGGAATTCTTTGGTGACTTCAGAGTAAACTTTACAGCTTAAAAGTACTAAATGGGATCAACTGACAAACACCATTTACAACCTGTCACCAATGTACAAGAGACCATCAGATATGGTCACGGAAATGAAACAAAAGAGTGGATATTTATTAACAAATTCCAGTCAGGGGCACAGTGACTACTACAGTACCCTAGACATCGTAAACTTTTTCCACTTCTTCATATGGCTCCTACTTACAATATGGAGGAGGAAAGCTATTACCATCTGTTGCAGAAATACTATCATCGATTTCAAAACCATTATTATCAATTTCAGAACTAGATTCTTCAAGCCAGCCTCAGAATTTCTTTATCAGTCTAACTGCCCCCCATTTCATGACGAACTTTTACAATCAAAACAACTATGGAAGCACACTGCAAACAACGAATTATGCCTGTGCTATGTTTTTCAAGTCACATAGCACTTTGTGGACGCATGAACATACATTTAGCAGCTCTCCAAAGTACTAAAAGAGCAAAAAACTGGCTTCAAGCCACCACTGCCCAGAAAAAAATGCATTGTGAACTAAGAATTAGGTAAGCCACACTTGGAGATTCTTTTAACACTGGGAATTAGCAAGTGCCCATGACTTCTACAAGCAGTGACCTGAATGTGTTAACAAACAGGAGTTATGACTACAATGCTGAGATGACCAACACTGGTTTTTCAGATCACAAGGCTATTATATTTGTGCTGAATGATAATTGCAGAAGATGTGATAACTATGTAACAAGAAGAGTCattaacaaaagcaatacgaaTATTTACAATTTCATGCTAAAAAAACTAACTTGGTAACAAGTGTCTCAAGATTATGTTCACGAAGTGTTTGactgttttctgtatttataaatATTGCATCAATGTTGTGTTCTTTGTGAAGAAAATTAATGTTTTGGTAAAGGCAAGTCCATGGGTCATAAGAGAATCATGAGAAAGTCGCAAACAGCTTAAAAATACAGCTTTGAAGCCATATGTAATAAGCTGCAAGAAGGTATATATGAAGTTAGCAGCAACTAACGAAGATGGCAAATGATACAACTATCAAATAATGCACTAACAAAATGACGTAAATCTGGAAGAGTCGTTAATAACAGTGAGGGCAGAAACAGAATAGGTCACAATCGACTGATCATAAAAAGGGAGGGAACAACTGTTGACGATCCCATAGTTTGTGgcaatttaataaacttttgtaattgtTTGTTGTGTTTTTTAGTGTTTTCTATGTGTTTAagttgtttagtaaatttcgtgaatTAGTTTTCATctgacatttattattgtttctagtgaaatatttcagtaaaattttcattcagtgttttaactttgcttagtgttacagtggccgtttgaattttttggttttagctaattattttgtgaacttttgttggtactggtattagctgtggtgtagtagtattaatacatgtagttgctttcttagtaggcagagaatttcaagACCATTatcgttagttcttaaatagttctactggtgtaacggaactttggtaatgtagacgttcagtttttttcagtaactgtgaaattttaccatgagtgagaagtgtgggctctgtcgtaggtttgtgagtagtgggttccGGTGTGGCATTTGTTCAAAGtactttcattggggggaatgcagtggggaagccagtggtcattttcgtgagatcctctcctgggaatgcagaatctgtagtagaaacaagttgatagaggagcaggagcgtaagatctgtgcccttcaggtgcagttacaatgcgcaa
The Schistocerca gregaria isolate iqSchGreg1 chromosome 1, iqSchGreg1.2, whole genome shotgun sequence genome window above contains:
- the LOC126272566 gene encoding malectin-A, with protein sequence MLLQSVNTSFSFFISCIVFLFGVSRVTGVGEVIYAINAGGESHTDSLGVRYERDPLHGKVGTASDYGKQLIIGRVPPTDQLLYQTERYHHSTFGYDIPIHEDGEYVMILKFCEVYFNAPNMKVFDVVLNGDLTIVPDLDIFDRVGRGVAHDEYIPFSVVKGKLYYNEEESDIRGGKIRVEFIKGYRDNPKINAICVVKGKLENVPKLAPLPNEPDSDDYQEETEERRASKNRRPSGPRTPDPYSVDETSVMLPVFVAIGAFIPLLFCLCKL